In Deinococcus puniceus, one genomic interval encodes:
- a CDS encoding DUF4384 domain-containing protein: protein MSTLKMISKKLALLTAVSAAALSSVSAPAFATPKLSAQSIIVNPVQTTLTARVWVDRDTSGTRVPNYSVGDRITLYTTVNENAYVYLFNVNPDGTTDQILPNRISASNYVRAGTTRAFPATGDQFTFDITGPSGQNRVLVIASRRALNLSELSSYQKGQSFATVTPKTPERLAQALSIVVNPIAQPVPQQDWVSDTAFYNVY from the coding sequence ATGTCTACCCTTAAAATGATCTCCAAAAAACTTGCTCTCCTGACCGCCGTAAGTGCCGCCGCCCTGAGCAGTGTGTCGGCCCCCGCCTTTGCCACACCCAAGCTGAGCGCCCAGAGCATCATCGTGAACCCGGTGCAGACTACCCTGACGGCCCGTGTGTGGGTCGACCGCGACACCAGCGGCACCCGCGTGCCCAACTACAGCGTCGGCGACCGCATCACGCTGTACACTACTGTCAACGAAAACGCCTACGTGTACTTGTTCAACGTAAATCCCGACGGCACCACCGATCAGATTCTGCCCAACCGCATCAGCGCCAGCAACTACGTGCGGGCCGGAACCACCCGCGCCTTCCCCGCCACAGGGGATCAGTTCACCTTCGACATTACTGGCCCCAGCGGGCAAAACCGCGTACTGGTCATCGCCAGCCGCCGCGCCCTGAACCTGTCCGAACTCAGCTCTTACCAGAAGGGCCAGAGCTTTGCCACCGTGACGCCCAAGACCCCAGAGCGCTTGGCGCAGGCCCTCAGCATCGTAGTGAACCCGATTGCTCAGCCGGTACCTCAGCAGGATTGGGTCAGCGACACGGCGTTTTACAACGTGTACTGA
- the menC gene encoding o-succinylbenzoate synthase yields the protein MLRIEAAEIIVVRLPLKFRFETSFGVQTEKVVPLLVLHGGGLQGLSEGTMEFAPMYREETIAGGLHLLKDVFLPRILGKTFANPEDLEAALGGFRGNKMARAMVEMAAWDLWARMLDVPLGTLLGGRKTEVEVGVSLGIQADEAATVDVVRRHVEQGYRRIKLKIKPGWDIQPVRATREAFPDIRLTVDANSAYTLADTGRLRALDEFGLTYIEQPLAWDDLIDHATLQARLTTPLCLDESITTAQDARKGLALGAGGVINVKVARVGGHAEARRVHDISQAFGAPVWCGGMLESGVGRAHNIHLSTLPNFTLPGDTSSASRYWATDVINEPLEAVDGLMPVPTGPGIGVTLNREFVASIAELHEERTA from the coding sequence ATGCTGCGTATCGAGGCCGCCGAAATCATCGTTGTGCGTTTGCCCCTGAAATTCCGGTTTGAAACCAGTTTCGGGGTGCAAACGGAGAAAGTGGTGCCGCTGCTGGTGCTGCACGGCGGCGGCCTGCAAGGACTCTCGGAAGGCACGATGGAATTTGCGCCCATGTACCGCGAAGAAACCATCGCGGGCGGCCTTCATCTGCTCAAAGATGTGTTCCTGCCGCGTATTCTGGGCAAGACTTTTGCCAACCCGGAAGACCTTGAGGCCGCGCTGGGCGGATTCCGGGGCAACAAGATGGCGCGGGCGATGGTGGAAATGGCTGCGTGGGACTTGTGGGCCAGAATGCTGGACGTGCCGCTGGGCACGTTGTTGGGGGGCCGCAAAACAGAGGTTGAAGTGGGCGTCAGCCTCGGCATTCAGGCGGACGAAGCGGCGACGGTGGATGTGGTGCGGCGGCACGTGGAGCAGGGCTACCGCCGCATCAAGCTCAAGATCAAGCCGGGCTGGGATATTCAGCCGGTGCGGGCCACCCGCGAAGCCTTCCCCGACATTCGCCTGACGGTGGACGCCAACAGCGCCTACACGCTGGCCGATACGGGCCGCCTGCGGGCGCTCGATGAATTCGGCCTGACCTACATCGAGCAGCCGTTGGCGTGGGATGACCTGATCGACCACGCCACCTTGCAGGCCCGCCTGACCACGCCGCTGTGCTTAGATGAATCCATTACCACCGCGCAGGACGCCCGCAAGGGGTTGGCGCTGGGGGCAGGCGGCGTCATTAACGTAAAGGTGGCCCGCGTGGGTGGGCACGCCGAAGCGCGGCGCGTCCACGACATCTCGCAGGCGTTCGGTGCGCCCGTGTGGTGCGGCGGCATGCTGGAAAGTGGCGTGGGCCGCGCCCATAACATCCACCTGTCTACGCTGCCCAATTTCACCCTGCCCGGTGATACCAGCAGTGCCAGCCGCTACTGGGCCACTGACGTCATCAATGAACCGCTGGAAGCCGTAGACGGCCTGATGCCTGTGCCGACTGGCCCCGGCATCGGCGTGACCCTCAACCGCGAATTTGTCGCCAGCATCGCGGAACTGCACGAGGAGCGCACCGCTTGA
- a CDS encoding DEAD/DEAH box helicase, whose amino-acid sequence MLSARSLLDQLGPDPLAPQSTRYARLEGFLREVLGGGVALLHEDEAVPAHTEKAADLGWTEAVRRGFGFADVYRHQADTYRLMHAGEHVIVTTPTASGKTGAFFPAVFERLETNLDATALFIYPLVALGQDQRDKLNAFRDGGKFGWQIAAFQGGAQPADVFKDGVRMVTATPDKLHWSLTHPKVRAFLSKLAFVVLDEAHTYRGGFGSEVAGMLRRLLDLARALGANPQVILSTATIGNPAEFARELVGIDAVEVSESGAARHGKRYYLADHRGQPRRFWDAVMNASAAHGLKVLAFFRGRSRAARLYSTYRAQPRYARAAHLYMAGTSDREGRLSEFRRASSGVMFATNALEAGVDIGDLEIVIIDGYPGSRMAFRQMAGRAGRVAPGLVLYLPALNDQGVPQPVDAFYSNTGNFHELVKGQIEKAVVEAGNPYLSPRHKERQNEEFRAAGLPSENLPAPRYWNLRGEGSAKFAVIEAAEWATRGMRCFDAPLESPSQHYALTEKHEGAVFSLDGQGYKVLRWEEHSPGTAIIVEKFEAANLFTRGLYSIDVQPAKMGDWVRRGPLAYRHGEVIIRRRYTGFSMMRQVFERVCSGCDRDPGPSERTCRACGGRIQDRMQDHKLSEHLYDNPLELPPFRTSALEVGLDPAATERPTAVAHTLKHLLQKVTPERVACDEGDLAGAFREGRDTYFFLYDDWLGGLGVSRRAFEGMDDLLARAYQLTAKTCCNAANGCYECIAVSRCFAPFLPSGERRPTDKAATHALLQGLLGVEATAHVPDAAPLPDTAPALPAAWPLQARELLDLHGLSLPEVSARLGIPSRELQRAVSSTDPLRVSHPKFGEGVFMGGSHAGERREVLIYFPGVGQKRLLLAFAGLTVVPGPAARAGRGRRNT is encoded by the coding sequence GTGCTGTCTGCCCGCTCCCTTCTCGATCAGCTTGGGCCTGATCCTCTGGCCCCACAGTCCACGCGCTACGCCCGCCTAGAGGGCTTTCTGCGCGAGGTGTTGGGCGGGGGCGTGGCGCTGCTGCATGAGGATGAAGCCGTGCCCGCCCACACCGAAAAGGCCGCCGATCTGGGCTGGACAGAGGCCGTGCGCCGGGGCTTCGGCTTTGCCGACGTGTACCGCCACCAAGCCGACACCTACCGCCTGATGCACGCGGGCGAGCATGTGATCGTGACCACGCCCACCGCCAGCGGCAAAACGGGCGCGTTTTTTCCGGCAGTGTTCGAGCGGCTGGAGACCAACCTAGACGCCACTGCGCTGTTCATCTACCCGCTGGTGGCGCTCGGCCAAGACCAGCGCGACAAGCTGAATGCCTTCCGCGATGGGGGGAAATTCGGGTGGCAGATTGCCGCGTTTCAGGGAGGCGCACAGCCCGCAGACGTGTTTAAGGACGGCGTGCGGATGGTCACGGCCACGCCCGACAAGCTGCACTGGTCACTGACCCATCCCAAAGTGCGGGCCTTCCTGTCCAAATTGGCCTTCGTGGTGCTAGACGAGGCGCACACCTACCGGGGCGGCTTTGGTAGTGAGGTAGCCGGAATGCTGCGCCGCCTGCTGGACTTGGCGCGGGCGCTGGGAGCCAATCCGCAGGTGATTTTAAGTACCGCCACCATCGGCAACCCCGCCGAATTTGCCCGCGAACTGGTGGGCATAGACGCCGTAGAGGTCAGCGAATCGGGCGCGGCACGGCACGGCAAACGCTACTACTTGGCCGATCACAGAGGGCAGCCGCGCCGTTTTTGGGACGCCGTGATGAACGCCAGCGCTGCACATGGCCTGAAAGTGCTGGCCTTTTTTCGGGGCCGTTCCCGCGCTGCACGGCTGTATTCCACCTACCGCGCCCAACCGCGCTACGCCCGCGCCGCGCACCTGTACATGGCTGGAACCAGTGACCGCGAGGGCCGCCTCTCCGAGTTCCGGCGCGCCTCCAGCGGCGTCATGTTCGCCACCAACGCCCTCGAAGCTGGGGTGGACATCGGTGATCTGGAGATCGTGATCATTGACGGCTACCCCGGCTCGCGCATGGCTTTTCGGCAGATGGCGGGCCGCGCTGGACGGGTGGCCCCCGGCTTGGTGCTGTATCTGCCCGCGCTGAACGATCAGGGCGTGCCGCAGCCTGTAGACGCCTTTTACAGCAATACCGGCAACTTTCATGAACTGGTGAAGGGCCAGATCGAAAAGGCGGTAGTGGAAGCGGGGAATCCGTACTTGTCGCCCCGGCACAAGGAGCGCCAGAACGAAGAATTCCGGGCGGCGGGCCTGCCGTCGGAGAACTTGCCCGCGCCGCGCTACTGGAACCTGCGCGGCGAAGGGAGCGCCAAATTTGCGGTGATAGAGGCCGCAGAGTGGGCCACGCGGGGCATGCGCTGCTTCGACGCGCCTCTGGAATCGCCCAGCCAGCACTACGCGCTCACCGAAAAGCATGAGGGGGCCGTGTTTTCGCTGGACGGGCAGGGCTACAAGGTGCTGCGCTGGGAGGAACATTCGCCCGGAACGGCCATCATCGTGGAAAAGTTCGAGGCGGCCAACTTGTTCACGCGGGGGCTGTATTCCATCGATGTGCAGCCCGCCAAAATGGGCGACTGGGTGCGACGTGGCCCGCTGGCTTACCGTCACGGCGAGGTGATTATTCGCCGCCGCTACACCGGATTTTCCATGATGCGCCAAGTCTTCGAGCGCGTGTGCAGCGGCTGTGACCGCGATCCCGGTCCCAGCGAGCGCACTTGCCGCGCCTGCGGGGGCCGCATTCAAGACCGGATGCAGGATCACAAGCTCAGCGAACATTTGTACGACAACCCGCTGGAGTTGCCGCCCTTCCGAACGAGTGCGCTGGAAGTGGGGCTAGACCCGGCGGCCACCGAGCGCCCCACCGCGGTGGCCCATACCCTCAAGCACCTGCTGCAAAAAGTCACGCCGGAGCGGGTGGCCTGCGATGAGGGCGACTTGGCAGGAGCCTTCCGCGAGGGCCGTGACACCTATTTTTTCCTCTACGACGACTGGCTGGGCGGGCTGGGTGTATCGCGCCGTGCGTTCGAGGGTATGGATGACTTGTTGGCCCGCGCCTACCAACTGACCGCCAAAACGTGCTGTAACGCTGCCAACGGATGCTACGAATGCATTGCCGTGAGCCGCTGTTTTGCGCCTTTCTTGCCCAGCGGGGAGCGCCGACCCACCGACAAGGCCGCCACCCACGCGCTCCTCCAAGGCCTGTTGGGTGTGGAGGCCACCGCACACGTGCCAGACGCTGCCCCCCTGCCCGACACCGCGCCCGCCCTGCCCGCCGCGTGGCCCCTGCAAGCCCGCGAGTTGCTGGATTTGCACGGCTTGTCTCTGCCCGAAGTCAGCGCCCGACTCGGCATTCCCAGCCGCGAGTTGCAGCGGGCGGTCAGCAGCACCGATCCGCTGCGGGTCAGTCATCCTAAATTTGGCGAAGGCGTATTTATGGGCGGCTCGCATGCGGGAGAGCGGCGAGAAGTGCTGATCTATTTTCCCGGCGTGGGCCAAAAGCGCCTGCTACTGGCCTTCGCGGGCCTGACGGTGGTACCGGGGCCAGCGGCGCGTGCAGGACGGGGCAGGCGGAATACTTAG
- a CDS encoding 4Fe-4S binding protein, whose protein sequence is MLQGVLSRLGDMGNLTPRYTGPRCLLERQAVGGCDACYTTCPHEAIAVGMLGNSITVLPDLCTGCGLCVQVCPSGALEYDLQGPLQAVSDQRSSVTGRPQEDATLTCSQSGAGGPQLPCLGRVTPALVAASGVWDLPLHLIHGDCAACPVGAPDVPERLSRVVDEAQRLRKSTGQPARVTVRPATEGDKGRDVQMSRRGAFASLFRAGKQQLVQAIPDQPLPFVDWSVPAERTPEEWRWRERTLKPAPPEDAGVYWPAPLVDDKCINCPVCANVCPTSAITRELQPEGGVQLLLNLSACTGCMACVHSCPPDAMHPQEEWLPAAFRAPILLRESEGML, encoded by the coding sequence ATGTTGCAAGGGGTGCTGTCCCGCTTAGGGGACATGGGAAATTTGACGCCGCGCTATACCGGGCCGCGCTGCCTGCTGGAGCGGCAGGCGGTGGGCGGCTGCGATGCGTGCTACACCACTTGCCCGCATGAAGCGATTGCGGTAGGGATGCTAGGGAACTCCATCACGGTGCTGCCCGACCTGTGTACCGGATGCGGGCTGTGCGTGCAGGTCTGCCCGTCCGGGGCGCTGGAATACGACCTTCAGGGGCCGCTGCAAGCCGTGAGCGATCAGCGCAGTAGCGTGACGGGCAGGCCGCAAGAAGATGCCACCCTGACCTGTTCTCAGAGTGGGGCGGGCGGGCCGCAGTTGCCGTGCTTGGGACGGGTGACGCCTGCTTTGGTGGCCGCGTCGGGCGTGTGGGATTTACCTCTGCACCTGATTCACGGCGACTGCGCGGCCTGTCCGGTGGGTGCGCCCGATGTGCCCGAACGCCTGAGCCGCGTGGTAGACGAAGCGCAACGCCTGCGGAAAAGCACGGGACAGCCTGCCCGCGTGACCGTGCGCCCCGCCACCGAGGGCGATAAAGGCCGCGACGTGCAGATGTCGAGGCGCGGAGCCTTTGCCAGCCTGTTCCGGGCCGGAAAACAGCAACTCGTACAGGCCATTCCCGATCAACCCCTGCCGTTTGTGGACTGGAGTGTGCCCGCCGAGCGCACCCCCGAAGAGTGGCGTTGGCGAGAGCGCACCCTCAAGCCTGCCCCACCCGAAGACGCGGGCGTGTACTGGCCCGCCCCGCTGGTGGACGACAAATGCATCAATTGCCCCGTGTGCGCCAACGTGTGCCCCACGAGCGCCATCACCCGCGAGCTTCAGCCCGAAGGCGGCGTGCAACTGTTGCTGAACCTGAGCGCCTGCACCGGCTGTATGGCCTGCGTGCATTCCTGCCCGCCCGACGCCATGCACCCGCAGGAAGAATGGCTGCCCGCCGCCTTCCGTGCGCCGATTTTGCTGCGTGAGAGCGAGGGGATGTTATAA